Proteins encoded within one genomic window of Tidjanibacter massiliensis:
- the mnmG gene encoding tRNA uridine-5-carboxymethylaminomethyl(34) synthesis enzyme MnmG, giving the protein MTYEYDIIVVGGGHAGCEAAAAAAKLGAQTLLITMDMGKFANMSCNPAVGGVAKGQIVREIDALGGHMGIITDRTAIQFRMLNRSKGSAMWSPRAQCDKARFSESWRQVLENTENLRIWQDTVDRLTVEKRTDSDSELSENQYIITGVHTIIGVLFKARAVILTNGTFLNGLMHTGRASAPGGRAGDGVSYGLTEYLCSLGFEAGRMKTGTPARIDGRSVDFTALEPQYGDEKPAKFSFLPFSKSVINQIPCYLVHTTAEVHDILREGFADSPLFNGTIQGIGPRYCPSIEDKLRTFADKDSHQLFLEPEGRETNEYYLNGFSSSLPLDVQIKALSKVRGFEKVHIYRPGYAIEYDYFPPTQLKHTLETKRVDNLYFAGQINGTTGYEEAAAQGLMAGINASLKLQDKAPFVLARDEAYIGVLIDDLVTKGVDEPYRMFTSRAEYRILLRQDNADLRLTPKAIELGLASSERREAFERKNRLTQHLIDFIRQRSVGKEEINGYLQSIGTNPLEQGRKLYDILLRNGVSIERLTTVLSDLNSFIHENDIDEEIVEEVEIQIKYRGYIERERFIAEKMRRLENIRLRPDFDYNALTSLTIEARQKLSRIKPQTIGQASRIPGVSPADINVLLIFFGR; this is encoded by the coding sequence ATGACTTACGAATACGACATCATCGTGGTAGGCGGCGGGCACGCTGGATGCGAAGCCGCTGCAGCCGCTGCAAAACTCGGAGCACAAACCCTGCTCATCACCATGGACATGGGCAAATTCGCCAACATGTCGTGCAATCCCGCCGTAGGCGGAGTAGCTAAAGGACAGATAGTAAGAGAGATAGATGCTCTCGGCGGACACATGGGCATTATCACCGACCGGACTGCCATCCAATTCAGGATGTTGAACCGCTCGAAAGGAAGTGCCATGTGGAGTCCCCGTGCCCAATGCGACAAAGCCCGTTTCTCGGAGTCCTGGCGTCAGGTACTGGAGAATACCGAAAACCTCCGCATCTGGCAGGATACCGTAGACAGGCTCACGGTGGAGAAACGGACGGATTCAGACAGTGAATTATCAGAAAATCAATACATTATTACAGGAGTGCATACCATTATAGGCGTCCTTTTCAAAGCCCGCGCAGTCATCCTCACCAACGGTACTTTCCTGAACGGGCTGATGCATACCGGACGGGCCAGCGCTCCGGGAGGCAGGGCAGGCGACGGCGTATCGTACGGACTTACCGAATATTTGTGCAGCCTCGGTTTCGAGGCGGGCCGGATGAAGACCGGCACTCCGGCCCGAATAGATGGGCGCAGCGTGGATTTTACCGCACTGGAACCCCAATACGGCGATGAAAAACCCGCAAAATTCTCTTTCCTGCCCTTCAGTAAAAGCGTCATCAACCAGATTCCCTGCTATCTCGTACATACGACCGCCGAAGTTCACGATATTCTGCGGGAAGGGTTCGCGGATTCGCCGCTCTTCAACGGTACAATTCAGGGGATAGGGCCGCGTTATTGTCCCAGTATCGAAGACAAACTGCGTACCTTCGCCGACAAGGATTCGCACCAGCTTTTTCTCGAACCCGAGGGCAGGGAAACGAACGAATACTACCTGAACGGCTTCTCTTCGTCGCTGCCGCTGGATGTTCAAATCAAAGCGCTCTCCAAAGTACGGGGATTCGAAAAGGTTCATATCTATCGACCGGGATATGCGATAGAATACGACTACTTTCCGCCTACGCAACTGAAGCATACACTCGAAACGAAAAGGGTGGACAATCTCTATTTCGCAGGACAGATAAACGGTACCACGGGCTATGAGGAAGCGGCGGCACAGGGACTGATGGCCGGCATCAATGCATCTCTGAAATTACAGGACAAAGCACCTTTCGTACTTGCCAGAGACGAGGCCTACATCGGCGTACTGATAGACGACCTTGTTACCAAAGGCGTAGACGAACCTTACCGCATGTTCACCAGCAGGGCAGAATATCGCATCTTGCTTAGGCAAGACAATGCCGATTTAAGGCTCACTCCGAAAGCGATTGAACTCGGACTTGCTTCATCCGAACGGCGTGAAGCATTTGAACGAAAAAATCGTCTGACACAGCACCTAATTGATTTTATCCGCCAAAGAAGTGTCGGAAAAGAGGAAATCAACGGTTACCTGCAATCCATAGGCACGAATCCGCTCGAACAGGGGCGTAAACTTTACGACATCCTGCTGCGAAACGGTGTCAGTATCGAAAGATTGACGACCGTACTCTCCGACCTGAATAGCTTCATTCATGAAAACGATATCGACGAAGAGATAGTAGAGGAGGTGGAAATACAGATAAAATACAGGGGATATATAGAACGTGAGCGATTCATCGCGGAAAAAATGCGACGCTTGGAGAATATTCGGCTTCGGCCGGATTTCGACTACAATGCTTTGACATCGCTAACCATCGAGGCCCGTCAAAAGCTAAGCCGCATCAAGCCTCAAACGATAGGGCAGGCGTCGCGTATTCCGGGTGTATCGCCTGCAGACATCAACGTTCTGCTTATATTCTTCGGAAGATAA
- the ybeY gene encoding rRNA maturation RNase YbeY: protein MAVSFHTEECTFLPQGRRRITAWIKEVITAEGYSPGDIAYIFCSPEYHIGINRQYLGHDYHTDVITFDYSDLNGTRNISGDIFIDPYTVRSNAETIGTQPQEEMMRVIIHGVLHLCGHGDKTPEEERAMRALEDRSLAAYRQANGDYPPFVLPAR from the coding sequence ATGGCTGTCAGTTTCCACACGGAAGAGTGCACATTCCTGCCGCAGGGCAGGCGCAGGATAACGGCTTGGATAAAAGAGGTGATAACCGCCGAAGGGTACAGCCCCGGCGACATCGCCTATATCTTCTGTTCACCGGAGTATCACATCGGAATCAATAGGCAGTATCTCGGCCACGACTACCATACGGATGTCATCACGTTTGATTACAGCGACCTGAACGGTACGCGAAATATCAGCGGAGACATCTTTATCGACCCTTACACGGTACGTTCCAATGCGGAAACCATCGGGACGCAGCCGCAGGAGGAGATGATGCGGGTCATCATACACGGCGTACTGCACCTCTGCGGCCATGGCGACAAAACCCCGGAGGAGGAGCGGGCCATGCGTGCATTGGAGGACCGCAGCCTGGCCGCATACCGTCAGGCGAACGGAGATTATCCTCCGTTCGTACTGCCGGCCCGGTAA
- a CDS encoding murein hydrolase activator EnvC family protein: MKRTLLILISLLCLVPAGLRAQGVQSSIQALNEQIARAEEEIRRNEALLSKIKGERAVTQNELKLIVSRISNRQSIVSSLNQQIAICERDIAAKNKEITETNRRIEVLKKEYADMIYAAYKNYLLNNSMAFLFASRDFGEMTLRINYMKRYNRMREAKASELDSLSAVLQDEVKRLDAQLAQLETSRSNRDKELQTLRADEQTYKKNSSRLAADERKVADRIRQKEREKQNAQKQLQRLVAEEARRNAGTKRTAAEERVRVELSNNFEQNEGKFPYPVSDGVIIDRFGKHPHPTQRGLTIDNKGVNIAGEKGAPVRCIFEGTVSRVVFIKGLNNCVMVNHGNYYTVYSNLESVSVKANDAVGRNQVIGNLPSTANNDDWYLHFELWKGTTFLNPEKWLSR; this comes from the coding sequence ATGAAACGGACCTTACTGATACTGATTTCGCTCCTCTGCCTCGTCCCGGCGGGACTGCGGGCACAGGGAGTGCAGTCCTCGATACAGGCACTGAATGAACAGATAGCCCGCGCAGAGGAGGAGATAAGACGCAACGAAGCGCTCTTGAGCAAGATAAAGGGCGAACGGGCCGTCACGCAGAACGAACTGAAACTGATAGTATCCCGCATCTCGAACCGCCAGAGCATCGTATCCTCGCTCAACCAGCAAATCGCCATCTGCGAACGCGACATTGCGGCCAAGAACAAGGAGATAACGGAAACGAACCGGCGCATCGAGGTACTCAAAAAGGAGTATGCCGACATGATATACGCCGCATACAAGAACTACCTGCTGAACAACTCGATGGCTTTTCTCTTCGCCTCGCGCGACTTCGGGGAGATGACGCTGCGGATAAACTACATGAAGCGCTACAACCGGATGCGGGAGGCGAAAGCCTCGGAGCTGGATTCGCTCTCGGCGGTGTTGCAGGACGAGGTAAAAAGGCTGGATGCCCAGTTGGCGCAGCTCGAAACCTCGCGCAGCAACCGCGACAAGGAGCTCCAAACCCTTCGGGCCGACGAACAGACCTACAAAAAGAACAGTTCGCGGCTGGCCGCCGACGAACGCAAGGTGGCCGACCGGATACGCCAGAAGGAGCGCGAAAAGCAGAATGCCCAGAAGCAGCTTCAGCGGCTCGTCGCAGAGGAGGCCCGCCGCAATGCGGGAACCAAACGTACCGCCGCAGAGGAGCGGGTGAGGGTGGAACTCAGCAACAACTTCGAACAGAACGAGGGCAAATTCCCCTATCCGGTAAGCGATGGCGTAATCATCGACCGTTTCGGCAAGCATCCGCACCCCACGCAGCGCGGCTTGACGATAGACAACAAAGGAGTCAATATCGCAGGGGAGAAGGGAGCCCCCGTGCGGTGTATTTTCGAAGGAACCGTGAGCAGGGTGGTCTTCATCAAAGGATTGAACAACTGCGTGATGGTCAATCACGGAAATTATTATACGGTCTATTCCAACCTTGAATCGGTCAGCGTGAAGGCCAACGACGCGGTCGGACGGAACCAGGTGATAGGCAACCTCCCCTCGACCGCGAACAACGACGACTGGTACCTGCATTTCGAATTGTGGAAGGGTACGACGTTCCTCAATCCGGAAAAGTGGCTGTCGAGATAA
- a CDS encoding tetratricopeptide repeat protein, which yields MKNIRVIAAGIAAAGFISCTVTTHGTSQAAAEGDFAGRNAPYYYHAEGIKAHTVKGDMQAGIACFGRAIQADSSYAPAYYEIAEILLETDPQRAVAYSQTANALDTANLAYQNQLGRALVMSEKYDEAMGIYTRLMRDDPHNPLNYRLLAALYDYKGQPFTAIAILDTAEMRLGRLEELSTYKREILIRLRLYDKAVEEAKKLAGDYPYDDGNYRILGDIYSAMGKDSLALANYAEAMRLDSGNMETLSSLADFYRKSNDAGNYLATLKLIFENNGMPLEGKKRIFEDITSDLEFYRRNYFAINSLILTLIAKYPDDYNVVDLYATHLIRGGEIEQALGLYKSFIGMKPDILEAYNQVIGIETFLNRPDSVTKYSDMALARFPDNMDILLGKGYARLGTNDAAGAVRTFREAYRAAKDDSTRSVAAGILGDAYHELGNSRKAYTQYEKALRLDADNAGVLNNYAYYLSEEGRELEKALDMSRRANGLTPGNATFLDTEGWILYLLGRYDEARTVMQQAVSFDMTGSPVLLFHYAEILYALGDAFMAEVYWKRALDKGYDAEIIRQRLEKKQE from the coding sequence ATGAAAAACATCAGGGTGATAGCAGCAGGCATCGCGGCGGCAGGATTCATATCCTGTACGGTGACCACGCACGGCACGTCGCAGGCGGCGGCCGAAGGGGATTTCGCCGGCCGCAACGCACCCTATTACTACCATGCCGAAGGCATCAAGGCCCATACCGTGAAGGGCGACATGCAGGCGGGCATCGCCTGCTTCGGCCGCGCCATACAGGCGGACTCCTCCTACGCCCCGGCCTACTACGAAATAGCCGAAATACTGCTCGAAACCGACCCACAGCGGGCCGTGGCCTACAGCCAAACGGCCAATGCGCTCGACACGGCCAACCTTGCCTATCAGAACCAGTTGGGACGGGCACTGGTGATGTCCGAAAAGTACGACGAGGCGATGGGCATCTACACCCGCCTGATGCGCGACGACCCGCACAATCCGCTCAACTACCGGCTGCTGGCAGCCCTTTACGACTACAAGGGGCAACCCTTTACGGCGATAGCCATCCTCGACACCGCAGAGATGCGGTTGGGACGTCTCGAAGAGCTCTCCACCTACAAACGCGAGATACTGATACGGCTAAGGCTCTATGACAAGGCCGTGGAGGAGGCGAAAAAGCTGGCCGGCGACTATCCCTACGACGACGGCAATTACCGTATCCTCGGCGACATATACAGCGCGATGGGCAAGGACTCGCTGGCGCTGGCCAACTATGCGGAGGCCATGCGGCTCGATTCGGGGAACATGGAAACCCTCTCTTCGCTGGCCGATTTCTACCGTAAATCCAACGACGCGGGGAACTACCTCGCCACGCTGAAACTGATTTTCGAAAACAACGGCATGCCGCTGGAGGGGAAGAAAAGAATCTTCGAAGACATCACCTCCGACCTGGAGTTCTACCGGCGCAACTACTTCGCCATCAACTCCCTCATATTGACGCTCATCGCCAAGTATCCGGACGATTACAACGTGGTGGACCTGTATGCCACGCACCTGATACGGGGCGGGGAGATAGAACAGGCGCTCGGACTCTACAAGTCGTTCATCGGCATGAAACCCGACATACTGGAAGCCTATAACCAGGTCATCGGGATAGAAACCTTCCTGAACCGCCCCGACTCCGTAACGAAATACTCCGACATGGCGCTCGCACGCTTTCCCGACAATATGGATATCCTGCTCGGCAAAGGCTACGCCCGCCTCGGCACGAACGATGCCGCGGGCGCAGTGCGTACCTTCCGGGAGGCTTACCGTGCAGCGAAGGATGACTCCACGCGGAGCGTAGCGGCAGGAATACTCGGCGACGCATACCACGAACTCGGCAACTCGCGTAAAGCCTATACGCAATACGAAAAGGCGCTCCGGCTCGACGCGGACAATGCCGGCGTACTGAACAACTATGCCTACTACCTCAGCGAAGAGGGGAGGGAACTGGAAAAGGCGCTCGACATGAGCCGCCGTGCCAACGGGCTCACTCCGGGCAATGCCACGTTCCTCGACACGGAAGGGTGGATACTCTATCTGCTCGGAAGATACGACGAGGCCCGCACCGTCATGCAGCAGGCCGTATCGTTCGATATGACCGGCAGTCCGGTACTGCTGTTCCATTATGCGGAGATACTCTATGCGTTGGGCGACGCATTCATGGCGGAAGTCTACTGGAAACGCGCCCTCGACAAGGGGTACGATGCGGAGATTATCCGGCAACGGTTGGAAAAGAAACAGGAATAG
- the pheS gene encoding phenylalanine--tRNA ligase subunit alpha — protein sequence MTDRIERLLKRVEEFHPGTAAELEEFRIKVLGRKGELNELMDEFKTVAPELKRELGQRLNGLKNRAQERINELKSELEAHAAGTPSATLDDMTRPGTAQPLGSRHPISLVRNEICGIFERLGYVIAEGPEIEDDWHVFSALNFPPEHPARDMQDTFFIEKDPDILLRTHTSSIQVRTMETQKPPIRVVCPGRVFRNEAISYRAHCIFHQIEGLYIDEGVSFADMKQSLLYFVQEFFGPETKIRLRPSYFPFTEPSAEMDISCNLCGGKGCNVCKHTGWLEIMGCGMVDPNVLEACGIDSNKYSGFAFGMGVERCSMLKYGVKDLRLYFENDIRFLRQFGTVI from the coding sequence ATGACCGACAGGATAGAACGACTGCTGAAAAGGGTAGAGGAGTTCCACCCCGGTACCGCTGCGGAGCTGGAAGAGTTCAGAATCAAGGTATTGGGCCGCAAGGGTGAGCTCAACGAACTGATGGACGAATTCAAAACCGTCGCCCCGGAACTGAAACGCGAACTGGGCCAGCGCCTCAACGGACTCAAGAACCGCGCACAGGAACGCATCAACGAACTGAAAAGCGAACTCGAAGCGCATGCAGCCGGGACTCCCTCGGCCACGCTGGACGACATGACGCGCCCCGGCACCGCGCAGCCGCTCGGCAGCCGGCACCCCATATCGCTGGTAAGAAACGAGATATGCGGTATATTCGAACGGCTCGGTTATGTCATAGCCGAAGGCCCGGAAATAGAGGACGACTGGCACGTATTCTCGGCCCTGAACTTCCCGCCGGAACATCCGGCACGCGACATGCAGGATACGTTCTTCATCGAAAAAGACCCCGACATCCTGCTCCGTACCCACACCAGCTCCATTCAGGTACGCACCATGGAGACGCAGAAACCGCCTATCCGGGTAGTATGCCCCGGCAGGGTCTTCCGCAACGAAGCCATCTCCTACCGTGCGCACTGCATTTTCCACCAGATAGAGGGACTCTATATCGACGAAGGGGTCTCCTTCGCCGACATGAAACAGTCGCTTCTCTACTTCGTGCAGGAGTTCTTCGGCCCGGAGACGAAAATACGCCTGAGACCCTCTTACTTCCCCTTCACGGAGCCCTCGGCGGAGATGGACATCTCCTGCAACCTCTGCGGCGGGAAGGGGTGCAACGTCTGCAAACATACCGGATGGCTCGAAATCATGGGATGCGGCATGGTGGACCCGAACGTACTCGAAGCATGCGGCATAGACAGCAATAAATACAGCGGGTTCGCGTTCGGAATGGGAGTAGAGCGCTGCTCGATGCTGAAATACGGCGTCAAGGACCTCCGTCTCTACTTCGAGAACGACATCCGGTTCCTGCGCCAATTCGGCACGGTGATTTGA